Below is a window of Diaminobutyricibacter sp. McL0608 DNA.
CAGCAGGTCACCGGTGCCCTTCGGAGTCTGCACTCCGCGACCCTTCACGCGCAACACGCGTCCGCTCGGGGTCCCCGGTGCCACCCGCAGCTTGACCGGCTCGCCGCCGAGCGTGGGAACCTCGATGGTCGCACCGAGCGCCGCCTCGGCGAACGTCACGGGAACGGTCACGCGGAGGTTGAGCCCTTCGCGTTCGAAGACAGGATGCTTGCGGACGGTCACGGTGAGAACGATATCGCCCGACTCGCCGCCGTCGGGACTCGGCTGCCCTTTGCCGCGCAGCTTGATCTTCTGGCCGTCTGCGACGCCGGCGGGGATCTTGACCTTGATCGGCTTGCCGTCGGCGGCCTGGAGGGTGATCGTCTCGCCGCGGGTCGCGGTGATGAAGTCGATGGTCGTCGTGGCGGTCACGTCGCGGCCTCGCGTCGGTCCGCCGTAGCCGCGGAACCCGCCGGTGGTAGAACCGAACCGGCCGTCGCCGAACATGCTGCCGAAGATGTCGTCGAACTGGCCGCCCTGCTGGGTGGTGTACCCGCGCTGGCCGCCCTGCCCGAACATCCCGCCGAAGACGTCGTCGAAGCCGCCCTGCCCGGCCGAACCGGGAGCCGTGAAGCGGGCGCCGGAACCCATGGCCCGGATCTGGTCGTACTCCTTGCGCTGCTCCTCGTCGCTCAGCACCGAATACGCTTCGCTGATCTCCTTGAACTTCGCCTCAGAGGCGGCGTCGCCCGGGTTCGAGTCCGGATGGTATTTGCGTGCGAGCTTGCGGTACGTCTTCTTGAGTTCGGCCGCGCTGACGTCCTTGGAGACGCCCAGGACCTTGTAGAAGTCCTTGTCGAACCAGTCCTGGCTTGCCATGGCGCCTCCTCTCCCTCTTATCTAACCGTGCGCAATTCGAGAAAGTCTGTTTTCTGACGCGAAAAGCGTCACGTCTGCCCCACCGCCCGGTGCTCTCCCGAATTGCGAAGGAGGAGCGGGCGGATGGGGCAGACGGATGCTGCTAGTGCTGCGGAACGGAGACGACGACCTTCGCCACCCGCACCAGGGTGGAGCCGACCAGGTAGCCGGTCTCCACGACATCGGCGACGGTGTCCGTCTCGACGTCGGGGCTCGGCTGCTGGAAGATCGCCTCGTGGATCTGCGGGTCGAACGGGTCGCCTGCCGCACCGAACGGCTTCACACCGAGGCGCTCCACCGACGTGCGCAGCTTCGCCGCGATGGTCGCGAAGGCGGTGCCCTCCTCGAGGTCGCCGTGCTTCTCGGCGCGGTCGAGGTCGTCGAGCACGGGCAGGAGACCCTTGACGGTCTCGCCGACGGCGCGCTCGCGCTCGATCTCGCGG
It encodes the following:
- a CDS encoding DnaJ C-terminal domain-containing protein codes for the protein MASQDWFDKDFYKVLGVSKDVSAAELKKTYRKLARKYHPDSNPGDAASEAKFKEISEAYSVLSDEEQRKEYDQIRAMGSGARFTAPGSAGQGGFDDVFGGMFGQGGQRGYTTQQGGQFDDIFGSMFGDGRFGSTTGGFRGYGGPTRGRDVTATTTIDFITATRGETITLQAADGKPIKVKIPAGVADGQKIKLRGKGQPSPDGGESGDIVLTVTVRKHPVFEREGLNLRVTVPVTFAEAALGATIEVPTLGGEPVKLRVAPGTPSGRVLRVKGRGVQTPKGTGDLLAVVQIAVPSHLSADAEEALRGFVEKLPDENPRDDLLARSRG
- a CDS encoding nucleotide exchange factor GrpE encodes the protein MAQTPKGPAGDQPDEHEEPVIRDKRRIDPETGKVRHPEGGSEADASGPDLAHEELVDVGPADSDEFGVFLSDDDLDVLSGQATSDQLAAERLADLQRVTAEYANYRKRTEANREIERERAVGETVKGLLPVLDDLDRAEKHGDLEEGTAFATIAAKLRTSVERLGVKPFGAAGDPFDPQIHEAIFQQPSPDVETDTVADVVETGYLVGSTLVRVAKVVVSVPQH